One window from the genome of Cucumis melo cultivar AY chromosome 12, USDA_Cmelo_AY_1.0, whole genome shotgun sequence encodes:
- the LOC103485708 gene encoding protein DESIGUAL 2-like, with protein MERNYGFLVCILVMVIDVVAGLLGIEAEKAQNRVVLESLSISVGECSRKPRDDAFSRGLAAAILLGLAHVIATVLGGCKCIFITNKQNSQKPSANQLLGLSFMILSWITLGIGFSLLMAATMDNSKWKNSCEISSHGLFLGGGIVCFLHGLCTVAYYVSATAAYREEQRGSKPSPEPQRV; from the exons atggaaagaaattatGGCTTTCTGGTCTGCATTTTGGTCATGGTAATCGACGTTGTTGCTGGACTACTCGGCATTGAAGCTGAAAAGGCTCAGAATCGG GTGGTACTAGAATCTCTTAGCATTTCGGTGGGTGAATGCAGCAGAAAGCCGAGAGATGATGCTTTTAGTCGGGGGCTGGCTGCAGCCATTCTTCTCGGTCTTGCTCATGTCATTGCTACAGTACTTGGTgggtgcaagtgcattttcattACGAATAAGCAAAATTCTCAAAAACCAAGTGCAAACCAGCTATTGGGATTGAGCTTCATGATTCTCTCATG GATTACTTTAGGTATTGGGTTCTCGCTGTTGATGGCTGCAACGATGGACAACTCCAAGTGGAAAAACTCTTGTGAGATATCAAGTCATGGCCTGTTTTTGGGTGGTGGGATTGTGTGTTTCTTGCATGGGCTCTGTACCGTGGCTTATTATGTTTCTGCAACAGCAGCCTATAGAGAAGAACAGAGGGGTTCCAAACCAAGTCCTGAACCACAACGTGTATAA
- the LOC103485714 gene encoding oxygen-evolving enhancer protein 3-2, chloroplastic isoform X1, which yields MAQAMASMAGLCGSSQAVLEGSLQISGSTRLSVASSIRPSVPRSGLMIKAQQVPAEPETSRRAVLGLVAAGLASGSFVQAVLAEAKPIKVGPPPPPSGGLPGTMNSDQPRDLDLPLKDRFFLQPQSPEMAVARAKESAKDIINVKGQIEKKAWPFVRDDLRLKAEYLRYDLKTIISSKPKEEKQALKDLTGKLFQDINNLDYAAKIKSSSEAEKYYAQTVSTLNDVLSKIG from the exons ATGGCACAAGCTATGGCATCAATGGCAGGACTCTGTGGTTCCTCTCAGGCTGTATTGGAAGGTAGCCTTCAAATTAGTGGCTCAACCCGCTTGAGTGTGGCTAGCAGCATCAGACCTTCCGTCCCCCGTTCTGGGTTGATGATCAAAGCCCAGCAAGTTCCTGCTGAGCCTGAGACCAGCCGCAGGGCTGTTCTTGGCTTGGTCGCCGCCGGTCTCGCTTCCGGCTCTTTTGTTCAAGCCGTCCTCGCTGAAGCTAAGCCCATCAAAGTCGGTCCTCCCCCACCTCCATCCGGTGGACTCC CTGGGACTATGAACTCGGACCAGCCAAGGGACTTGGACCTGCCATTGAAAGATAGGTTCTTCCTGCAACCACAAAGTCCAGAAATGGCTGTGGCAAGAGCAAAAGAATCAGCCAAAGACATTATCAATGTAAAGGGGCAGATAGAGAAGAAGGCTTGGCCATTTGTTCGTGATGACCTTCGTCTTAAAGCAGAGTACCTTCGTTATGATCTCAAGACAATCATTTCTTCTAAGCCTAAGGAAGAGAAGCAGGCCCTTAAGGACCTCACAGGAAAACTCTTCCAAGACATCAACAAT TTGGATTATGCAGCAAAGATTAAGAGCAGCTCAGAAGCAGAGAAGTATTATGCTCAGACTGTGTCAACTCTCAACGATGTTCTCTCCAAGATTGGTTAG
- the LOC103485714 gene encoding oxygen-evolving enhancer protein 3-2, chloroplastic isoform X2, with the protein MAQAMASMAGLCGSSQAVLEGSLQISGSTRLSVASSIRPSVPRSGLMIKAQQVPAEPETSRRAVLGLVAAGLASGSFVQAVLAEAKPIKVGPPPPPSGGLPGTMNSDQPRDLDLPLKDRFFLQPQSPEMAVARAKESAKDIINVKGQIEKKAWPFVRDDLRLKAEYLRYDLKTIISSKPKEEKQALKDLTGKLFQDINNVIGLCSKD; encoded by the exons ATGGCACAAGCTATGGCATCAATGGCAGGACTCTGTGGTTCCTCTCAGGCTGTATTGGAAGGTAGCCTTCAAATTAGTGGCTCAACCCGCTTGAGTGTGGCTAGCAGCATCAGACCTTCCGTCCCCCGTTCTGGGTTGATGATCAAAGCCCAGCAAGTTCCTGCTGAGCCTGAGACCAGCCGCAGGGCTGTTCTTGGCTTGGTCGCCGCCGGTCTCGCTTCCGGCTCTTTTGTTCAAGCCGTCCTCGCTGAAGCTAAGCCCATCAAAGTCGGTCCTCCCCCACCTCCATCCGGTGGACTCC CTGGGACTATGAACTCGGACCAGCCAAGGGACTTGGACCTGCCATTGAAAGATAGGTTCTTCCTGCAACCACAAAGTCCAGAAATGGCTGTGGCAAGAGCAAAAGAATCAGCCAAAGACATTATCAATGTAAAGGGGCAGATAGAGAAGAAGGCTTGGCCATTTGTTCGTGATGACCTTCGTCTTAAAGCAGAGTACCTTCGTTATGATCTCAAGACAATCATTTCTTCTAAGCCTAAGGAAGAGAAGCAGGCCCTTAAGGACCTCACAGGAAAACTCTTCCAAGACATCAACAATGTTA TTGGATTATGCAGCAAAGATTAA
- the LOC103485699 gene encoding kinesin-like protein KIN-14C: MASRNQNRPPRSPAKKDVPDDVPLDKRRKIAAGRILGPAAGARGRQPFVDVNNRQGVSASDACSTEDSECGTVEFTKEEIDALLSEKLKGKKFDLKGKVDQITDHNKRLKLCIKWFQQIEESHLLEEERLRTALESAEKKCSAIELEMKERADELSSTISVLRDNVASLEEKMTKEESDKLDAIECHKREKDARLAAENLQASLSSDLEKALQEKLAAEKRLASNEDLYKRAQEYNISLQQYNSKLQADLDTTSESLKRVGMEKMTVVENLSTVRGHNKTLQEQLKSLKASLEEAVKQKDTLTNDIKCLREELQQVRHDRDRLTSQVLALTADLEKLKEASGKSCIELDSLTMKTNSLEETCSSQKEQIRVLDHQLTAANEKLKRADLSAFQTRSEYEEQKRYISDLQSRLADAELQITEGEKLRKKLHNTILELKGNIRVFCRVRPLLPDDGVETTVVSYPTSTEAAGRGIDLSQSGQKYPFTFDKVFNHEASQQDVFVEISQLVQSALDGYKVCIFAYGQTGSGKTYTMMGRPEAPEQKGLIPRSLEQIFQASQSLQSQGWKYKMQVSMLEIYNETIRDLLSTHRSGGSDITRTENGVLGKQYTIKHDANGNTHVSDLTIVDVCSIREISSLLQQAAHSRSVGRTQMNEQSSRSHFVFTMRISGVNESTEQQVQGVLNLIDLAGSERLSRSGATGDRLKETQAINKSLSCLSDVIFSLAKKEDHVPFRNSKLTYLLQPCLGGDSKTLMFVNISPDPSSVNESLCSLRFAARVNACEIGIPRRQTTMRPVDSRLSYG; this comes from the exons ATGGCATCTCGAAATCAGAATAGGCCCCCTCGTAGTCCAGCT AAAAAGGATGTTCCAGACGATGTTCCCTTAGACAAAAGGAGAAAGATTGCAGCTGGAAGAATATTAGGGCCTGCAGCTGGTGCCCGAGGAAGACAACCGTTTGTAGATGTTAATAATAGGCAAGGGGTTTCTGCTAGTGATGCGTGTAGCACCGAGGATTCGGAATGTGGCACCGTGGAGTTCACAAAAGAAGAGATAGATGCGTTGTTAAGTGAGAAGTTAAAAGGGAAGAAATTTGATCTGAAG GGGAAAGTGGATCAAATAACAGATCACAATAAGAGGCTCAAGCTTTGCATAAAATGGTTTCAACAAATCGAGGAAAGTCATCTACTTGAAGAGGAAAGACTTCGAACTGCTCTGGAATCTGCTGAGAAGAAATGTTCTGCTATAG AGTtggaaatgaaagaaagagCGGATGAGTTATCTTCCACTATTTCAGTGCTAAGGGATAATGTTGCGTCTTTGGAGGAGAAAATGACTAAAGAGGAATCTGATAAGCTG GATGCAATTGAGTGTcataaaagagagaaagatgCCCGCCTTGCCGCCGAGAATTTACAAGCTTCACTTTCAAGCGACCTTGAGAAAGCTCTTCAAGAGAAATTAGCGGCTGAAAAGAGG CTTGCCTCTAATGAAGATTTGTACAAGAGGGCACAAGAGTATAATATCAGTCTTCAACAGTATAACAGTAAACTCCAAGCTGACCTTGATACAACCAGCGAGTCGCTCAAAAGAGTAGGAATGGAGAAAATGACAGTTGTGGAGAATCTTAGCACAGTGAGAGGTCACAATAAGACGCTGCAGGAACAATTAAAATCTTTGAAA GCTTCATTAGAGGAGGCAGTGAAACAAAAAGATACGTTGACGAATGACATCAAGTGTCTTCGGGAAGAGCTACAACAAGTGAGACATGATCGCGACCGTCTAACAAGTCAGGTGCTGGCCTTGACCGCCGACTTGGAGAAACTTAAAGAGGCCAGTGGTAAATCATGTATTGAATTGGATAGCCTGACAATGAAAACAAATTCCTTGGAG gAGACATGCTCTTCACAAAAGGAGCAAATACGTGTGCTCGATCACCAACTAACAGCtgcaaatgaaaaattaaaa AGAGCAGACTTATCTGCTTTCCAAACTAGGTCAGAATATGAAGAACAGAAAAGGTATATCAGTGACTTACAAAGCCGCCTAGCAGATGCAGAGCTGCAAATTACAGAGGGAGAGAAGTTGAGAAAAAAACTTCACAACACGATACTG GAATTAAAAGGGAATATCCGTGTATTCTGTCGAGTGCGACCCTTGCTACCTGATGATGGTGTAGAAACCACGGTTGTCTCCTATCCAACATCAACAGAAGCCGCGGGCCGGGGTATCGATTTGTCGCAAAGTG GGCAGAAATATCCATTCACGTTTGACAAGGTGTTTAATCATGAGGCATCTCAGCAAGATGTTTTTGTAGAAATATCCCAACTGGTGCAGAGTGCACTTGATGGCTACAAG GTTTGCATATTTGCTTATGGTCAAACAGGATCCGGTAAAACTTATACAATGATGGGAAGACCCGAAGCTCCAGAGCAGAAAGGTTTGATACCACGATCTCTTGAACAAATATTTCAAGCTAGTCAATCCCTTCAATCTCAGGGATGGAAATACAAAATGCAG GTTTCCATGTtagaaatatataatgaaaCCATTCGTGATTTACTGTCAACACATCGATCAGGCGGTTCTGACATAACAAGGACAGAAAATGGTGTTCTTGGTAAACAGTACACCATTAAGCATGATGCAAACGGGAATACACACGTTTCAGATCTCACCATCGTTGATGTTTGCAGTATTCGAGAGATCTCTTCACTCCTACAGCAGGCTGCTCACAGCAG GTCCGTAGGTAGAACTCAAATGAACGAGCAGTCATCAAGAAGTCATTTTGTATTTACTATGCGTATATCAGGCGTAAATGAG AGCACTGAGCAACAAGTTCAGGGGGTTCTAAATCTCATTGATCTTGCTGGGAGTGAACGGCTTTCGAGGAGTGGGGCAACCGGGGATCGGTTGAAGGAAACACAG GCTATCAACAAAAGTTTGTCGTGTTTGAGCGATGTCATATTTTCCTTGGCTAAGAAGGAAGACCATGTCCCTTTTAGGAACTCCAAGCTTACGTATCTTCTCCAG CCATGCCTAGGCGGAGACTCAAAAACTTTGATGTTTGTCAACATCTCTCCTGACCCATCATCTGTGAATGAGTCGCTTTGCTCGCTTCGGTTTGCGGCCAGAGTGAATGCGTGTGAAATCGGAATTCCTCGCCGGCAAACAACCATGCGACCTGTAGATTCCCGGTTGAGTTATGGCTAA
- the LOC103485681 gene encoding thioredoxin-like protein CXXS1, with product MEGQDQWRRTRVVKIESMESWNFYLTKAIQQDSLIVVHFTASWCMPSVAMNPFFEELALTYPDVLFLTVDVDEVKEVAAKLEIKAMPTFLMMKNGTQIDKLVGANPEEIRKRIGAYTETVHVA from the exons ATGGAGGGACAAGATCAGTGGCGACGGACTAGGGTTGTTAAGATTGAATCTATGGAATCGTGGAATTTCTACTTGACTAAAGCCATTCAACAAGATTCTCTT attGTTGTGCACTTCACTGCTTCTTGGTGTATGCCTTCGGTTGCCATGAATCCATTTTTTGAAGAACTGGCATTAACCTACCCGGATGTTCTGTTCCTCACTGTCGATGTTGATGAGGTTAAG GAAGTGGCTGCTAAACTGGAGATAAAGGCAATGCCAACTTTCTTGATGATGAAAAATGGTACTCAGATTGACAAGCTTGTGGGTGCAAATCCAGAAGAGATAAGGAAAAGGATAGGGGCATATACTGAGACTGTACATGTTGCATAA
- the LOC103485688 gene encoding transcription factor ILR3-like, translating into MGSPEITDWVFDYGVIEDFPVPGGDLPSLDLPSFTLPSCDFTASFRADFDEPLGMAEDVKESGSRKRMSSGSSNAFESKARKEKMRRDKLNDRFLELNSILNHGRPPKLDKSAILGDAVRMIIQLRDDAQKLKESNESSLEKINEMKAEKNELRDEKQRLKEAKDGLEKKMKAFNTQPSFLPHPPAIPPGFSSPNQIVGGKLVPVIGYPGVSMWQFMPPGAIDTSQDHVLRPPVA; encoded by the exons ATGGGGTCGCCTGAAATTACGGATTGGGTGTTCGATTACGGTGTGATTGAGGACTTTCCTGTCCCCGGTGGCGACCTGCCTTCACTGGATCTTCCCTCTTTCACTTTGCCTTCTTGCGATTTCACTGCCTCCTtcag GGCAGACTTTGATGAGCCACTTGGAATGGCAGAAGATGTAAAAGAATCTGGTTCCAGGAAAAG GATGAGCTCTGGATCATCAAATGCATTTGAGTCCAAGGCACGTAAAGAGAAAATGCGGAGGGATAAACTAAATGACAG GTTTCTGGAATTGAATTCCATCCTCAATCATGGAAGGCCTCCCAAACTTGACAAGTCTGCTATTTTGGGTGATGCAGTTCGAATGATTATACAGCTAAGGGATGACGCTCAGAAACTTAAGGAGTCTAATGAAAGTTCTTTGGAGAAGATTAATGAAATGAAG GCTGAAAAGAATGAACTACGAGATGAAAAACAAAGGTTGAAAGAAGCAAAAGATGGccttgaaaagaaaatgaaggccTTTAATACACAACCAAGCTTCTTGCCTCACCCTCCAGCAATTCCTCCTGGATTTTCTTCTCCAAATCAGATTGTTGGGGGGAAATTGGTACCTGTTATTGGATATCCAGGAGTATCCATGTGGCAGTTTATGCCTCCGGGAGCCATTGATACATCGCAAGACCACGTTCTTCGGCCACCAGTCGCCTGA